Proteins encoded together in one Acanthochromis polyacanthus isolate Apoly-LR-REF ecotype Palm Island chromosome 12, KAUST_Apoly_ChrSc, whole genome shotgun sequence window:
- the fhl3a gene encoding four and a half LIM domains protein 3 has protein sequence MADRFDCDNCKESLYGRKYIQSDDSPYCIPCYDSLFSNTCDECKELIGHDARELFYEDRHYHEHCFRCFRCDRSLADEPFTSQDDALLCNDCYCNEFSSKCVACDKIVMPGTRKLEYAGSTWHEGCFICHSCEQPIGSKSFIPDKDEHYCVPCYEDKFAPRCTRCKKTLAKGGVTYRDEPWHKECFVCTSCKTQLAGQHFTSREDSPYCLKCFGSLYAKKCEACNKPITGFGGGKYISFEERQWHQPCFTCSQCSVSLVGAGFFPDGDRILCRDCHSSL, from the exons ATGGCTGACCGATTCGACTGTGACAATTGCAAAGAATCCTTGTATGGCCGCAAGTACATCCAGTCAGATGACAGTCCGTACTGCATCCCCTGCTATGACAGTCTCTTCTCAAACACGTGTGATGAGTGCAAAGAACTGATTGGCCACGATGCAAGG GAGCTCTTTTATGAAGACCGGCATTACCATGAGCACTGCTTCCGCTGTTTCCGCTGTGATCGCTCATTGGCAGATGAGCCCTTCACCAGCCAGGATGACGCCTTGCTCTGCAATGACTGCTACTGTAATGAATTCTCCTCCAAGTGTGTAGCCTGTGACAAGATTGTCATGCCAG GTACAAGAAAGCTGGAGTATGCAGGTTCTACATGGCACGAGGGCTGCTTCATCTGTCACAGCTGTGAACAACCAATTGGCTCAAAGTCTTTCATTCCTGACAAGGATGAGCACTACTGTGTGCCCTGCTACGAGGACAAGTTCGCCCCACGCTGCACGCGCTGTAAAAAG ACCCTGGCTAAAGGTGGCGTGACCTATCGGGATGAGCCGTGGCATAAGGAGTGTTTCGTGTGCACCAGCTGTAAGACGCAGCTGGCCGGTCAACATTTCACCTCCCGAGAGGACAGCCCGTACTGCCTCAAGTGCTTTGGCAGCCTGTATGCCAAAAAGTGCGAGGCCTGCAACAAACCAATCACAG GTTTTGGAGGAGGAAAGTACATCTCATTTGAAGAGCGGCAGTGGCATCAGCCGTGTTTCACCTGCTCCCAGTGCTCTGTTTCACTTGTGGGCGCTGGCTTCTTCCCCGACGGTGACAGGATCCTGTGCCGCGATTGCCACAGCAGCCTATAG